The following coding sequences are from one Mytilus trossulus isolate FHL-02 chromosome 8, PNRI_Mtr1.1.1.hap1, whole genome shotgun sequence window:
- the LOC134727762 gene encoding GTPase IMAP family member 4-like, which yields MKVLQISLILWVIILLSSCSAEESCSLQSEKVADSDIRHCSQKKSEDIGITENERRILLIGRTGVGKSTTGNTILGSDVFHADTSGESVTRKTEYARSLRYGRNLLVVDTPGLFDTSIPNNETMKEIAQCYSQTAPGLHAIIFVTELEIGRFTKQEKDTFDFFLTHLGKEVIDYMIVAFTGKDRLDHKKRTIKQFVSNLKDESDLRWLLNRTEYRYTAFGYGGNRADREAEVIELLEMVDDLVKENDGKYYTNDMYEINEKVLK from the exons ATGAAGGTATTACAAATCTCACTTATTTTGTGGGTTATAATTTTACTATCTTCGTGTTCCGCAGAGGAGAGCTGTAGTTTACAGTCAG aaaaggtTGCAGATAGTGATATCCGTCACTGTTCACAAAAGAAGAGTGAAGATATAG GTATAACTGAAAATGAACGCAGAATATTGCTAATAGGCCGGACTGGAGTCGGTAAAAGTACTACTGGAAACACAATACTGGGGAGTGACGTTTTTCATGCAGACACTTCGGGCGAGTCAGTCACGAGAAAGACGGAATATGCGCGCTCACTGCGTTACGGGAGAAATCTTTTAGTTGTTGACACTCCGGGATTGTTTGATACAAGTATACCTAATAATGAAACTATGAAAGAAATTGCACAATGTTATAGCCAAACAGCTCCGGGTTTACATGCTATTATTTTTGTTACTGAGCTCGAGATTGGACGTTTCACCAAACAAGAAAAAGATACATTTGACTTTTTTCTCACTCATCTTGGAAAAGAGGTCATTGATTACATGATTGTAGCTTTTACTGGAAAAGATAGACTAGATCATAAAAAACGTACAATTAAGCAGTTTGTTTCCAATTTAAAAGATGAGTCGGATCTTAGGTGGTTGTTGAATCGGACCGAATACCGATATACAGCGTTTGGATATGGCGGTAATCGTGCTGATCGTGAGGCAGAAGTTATCGAACTTCTTGAAATGGTTGACGACCTTGTCAAAGAAAACGACGggaaatattatacaaatgacatgtatgaaataaatgagaaagtATTAAAATAA
- the LOC134727764 gene encoding uncharacterized protein LOC134727764, with amino-acid sequence MMGVFKMLMLYFILFTTINGFLLDSQQSNGGQSLPSNQYMTLSKFYEEEKRLQLKMENLHQDTFTLRHDMDNSFVLLTAQLQHKLDLLDMKLADIEKNNVTNEDVLKLEEKNKVLEQNYKNLQNENTVLQNKYNRVENDYQLLKNKTKYLDELLLVQTGLFNDVLGNLSIQGRESTVLQNKSILMDQEISKLKQLGSIQPLKEIKTLQQSVQTITAQTNSLSMKERARSQDFLALYNMTTNSLNELEVRTHSKINQLENITLAQLHDIEKKSEETENLNNLTFSRIQQQINESTEQVAMTAHPTFSGTSSGIMKFDDVSFSIGINNLAAYKNTGKFICERKGLYIISSSIMSHANLGDYYIMLNDNIISETRVGYSSSPPSSMYHTGTIVLALQLHPNDSVWVHNPGYYMNGGLYSTLTIVKVK; translated from the exons ATGATGGGTGTGTTCAAAATGTTGATGCTTTATTTCATATTGTTCACTACCATTAATGGTTTCCTTTTAGATAGCCAACAAAGTAATGGAGGACAATCTTTGCCTTCCAATCAATATATGACATTGTCAAAGTTTTATGAAGAAGAGAAACGGCTGCAGCTGAAAATGGAAAATCTACATCAAGACACTTTTACACTTCGACATGACATGGACAATTCATTTGTTCTGCTTACCGCTCAACTACAACATAAATTGGATTTGCTGGATATGAAATTAGCAGATATTGAAAAGAACAATGTTACTAACGAAGATGTATTAAagttagaagaaaaaaataaagttctggagcaaaattacaaaaacttaCAAAACGAAAACACTGTGTTGCAGAACAAATACAATCGGGTGGAAAATGATTACCAgttacttaaaaacaaaacgaaataCCTCGATGAACTGTTACTGGTGCAAACAGGATTATTCAATGACGTTCTTGGAAATTTGTCCATTCAAGGGAGGGAATCAACAGtcttacaaaacaaatctattttgaTGGAccaggaaatttcaaaattaaaacagttAGGAAGCATTCAACCacttaaagaaatcaaaactTTACAACAATCTGTACAAACTATTACTGCACAGACGAACTCTTTGAGTATGAAGGAACGTGCACGTAGTCAAGATTTTCTGGCGTTATACAATATGACAACGAATTCGCTGAATGAACTTGAAGTTCGCACCCACAGTAAAATCAATCAACTAGAAAATATAACGCTTGCCCAGTTACACGATATTGAAAAGAAAAGTGAGGAAACTGAAAACCTAAACAATTTGACGTTTTCACGGATTCAACAACAGATAAATGAAAGCACCGAACAAg TTGCGATGACAGCTCATCCTACATTCTCTGGAACATCAAGTGGCATCATGAAATTTGACGACGTCAGCTTCAGTATTGGCATTAATAACCTCGCAGCTTATAAAAACACTGGAAAGTTTATTTGTGAAAGAAAAGGACTGTATATTATTTCGTCTTCAATCATGTCCCATGCAAATCTAGGTGACTACTACATTATGCTGAATGATAATATAATATCGGAGACAAGGGTTGGATATTCCAGTAGTCCTCCTTCATCAATGTATCATACCGGTACTATTGTTCTAGCACTTCAGTTACATCCTAATGATAGTGTGTGGGTACACAATCCTGGGTATTATATGAACGGAGGATTGTATTCTACATTAACAATTgtgaaagtgaaataa